The window CCCGGCGTCGGCCAGGGTCGCCATAGAGCGGTCAAGGGGTTCGATGCTGTCGTTGAAGGCAAACCCGGCGGTTGCCGCCTGCCCGTGCATGAACACATCCGGCGGAACCTTTGCTGCGAACGATGTCGTCAGCTTTGTGGATAGATCGCCCCAGGGTACGAAGGTCACAACGAGGTCGATGTCGGGGTGGGCCTTCCTGAACGCAGGAAGGATCTCATCGTTCATCGCCTTCATCAGAGGCGATTCGGTGCCCGCGAACCACAGGTTGATCGTCGGGCCTTTGGCCATGCCCAGCGATGCGATGCAGAGCAGCATCACCATTGTGAGTGCAAGAACCATAATACGCTTCATCATCGGTGCCCTCCTTGATTTGGTGTTCTTATGTACCTCACTCCATGCCCTCATGGAGTATGGCGCCAGCGGCCGCCAGATCCTGCCTCACCTGCTTCACGTCTACATCCGCAAAGATCGCCGCCTGGCCACCTTGACGAACGGCCACGGCAGCGGCCACTCCCGCTGCATGGCCAGTTGCGAAACATGTGGGCATCACTCTGGTGGACGCATATGCCTCGTGAGTTACGGATATCGCCCTGCCCGCCGTGATAACGTTTGTCAACCTGATCGGCACAAGGGATCTGTACGGAATCGCATACGATCGCTTGAGCCTTATTGCAGTGAGGCCCTTGCCGTCGGGCGAATGAATGTCGATGGGGAACGCCCCCCTGGCAATGCCGTCATCGAACTCTCTGCCCTCTATGAGATCGTCCTGAGTGAGTATGTAGTGGCCCACCGGGCGGGCCGACTCGCGTATTCCTATCTGCGACCCGGTCTGCGCAAGGCGCGATTTCCCGAACCCTGGTATGTGCTCCTTCATGAAACGGAACACTTGATGCGCCTGGAGCAGGCCCTCCGCCTCGGCGCGCGTGACATCAAACGGATCGCGTTGGTCTATTCCCTTCACTCGAGTCACGTTCACTATGACCTCATCAGAGTGGATTCCTGAGAAGAACAACAGCCTATCCCTGTTTATACCGAACTCGCCAGTCTTAACCGCGCCAGCGAGTTTACTAAAGAAACCTGCAACGCCAATCGACTGCTTGGGATCGAGCATATCGGGGCTCGACCCCAACACGAAGTCATCGGGATTCTCTTTCATGTACTTGACCACTTCCGACATGTCGACTCCTGACACCCGGAACATCAGTGTTCCCGGCTGAGTCATTGCATCGGCCTCCCTGCCCGCCGCAACCTGGCCGCCGGCGGCTTCAACCAGCCTTGCTATGCCCGTGCAGTCGACAAAGGCTCGGGCCTCTACCAGCATCGATCCGTACAGGCCCGTCAGGATTATGTGGTCTATCCGGCCATCGGCGGCATGGACCTCACTTACAAGCTGATGCAGGAGGAGCTGCACTCCCGACTCCCTGACCATCTCCATGGTCACAAGCTTCATCCCCTCAGGCTCCACCGGCGTTACTGTGGGAACGAATCCGATGGTGTCGGGCACATGGCCAGGCGAAAACCCCAGCTGCTGGAGGCGGTCCACAATCTCTTGGCCTATGCCGGCGATAATCTGGCCGCTTTGGGCATGAAATGTCATCAAGGGCCAGACCAACGCCGCCGTCGACATGCCTCCCAGATAGCCCAGACGCTCGATCAGCACTACTCTGGCCCCGGCTCTCCCGGCAGCTATGGCTGCGGCTACGCCTGATGGCCCGCCGCCTATTACTGCAATGTCTGCGCTGTATGCTCGTCTAACCTCGCTCATGCTACCTGCCCTCAGAATCAATGGCTGCCCGGAATTCTCTCACCGCTTGATACACTGTTGATGCCTCTCGCCCCGTAACAATTGCGCCCAGCATCAGCCCACGTATCCCGCTCCATCGCAGCGCCGCAAGGTCTTCGACTCTGATACGCCGCTGCGTAGGCACCACCACGGGCTTTCCGGTCCAGTCCACGATGTTCTTGTAGTGCAACAAGTCCCGCCACGACAGCGGTTTCCCGTATCCTTCCCCCTCCACTACTGAGGCCTCGATTATCCCGAACGGAGCGAGTGCCATGGCCTCGAACTCGGCCTGCCTGTATGTGTGGTCTCCGGCCACCATGCCTGTCATGGACGTGCTGGTCAGGGCATGCGCCCCAAGCTCGTGCGCATATATGGAGTAGAAGTCGAAACCCATGAGCTCAAGCTCGCGCATCTCGGGCCCCCAAGCGCCGGGAAACGCGCCGGGGACAATCCCCACAGGCGTCTTGCGCTCGCCGGCGAGGCTGAGGATACGTTCAAGTCTCGCTCGTTCTTCTTCCAGCGAGCCCATCTTGAGCCCAGAGGCCCTGTGCTCCACGTTGATGTGCACCTTCAGCACATCGGCGCCGGCGTCAAGCGCAGCCACAGCCAGGTCGGGCTTGTTTCCAGGCAGACTCATGATCAGCGTCAAAGGATGAGAATTCAACAACTGGACGAAGTTGGACACGGTTCATCATCCTCCTCAGGCTCAAAAGCAGCATCTACCTTGCATTCAAACAGGCGATCCCAGGGCAAGCATAGGCTGAGCTTGGCGAGTCGGCAGCACTCCGGGCCAAAGTGCGGAAAGCACTCCTCGAACAGGGCCTCGGCCTGGCCCCGGAGGGTTGCGAGGGCAAGCTCCTCGGCTCCAGCGTGTTGAGCGAGCCCGAAGTTCCAGGGATCCATGCCTCTAAATTGGAGTAAGCTCGTGGCCTCAGCGCGTGTGCATGACTGGTACAGGTAGTCGTCTACTAGCCTCTCAAACAGGAACCGGGCGCGCGGCATCCAGTTGTCGGGGTTGGCCCATGCCGCAATAGCTGTGGCCAGGGCGGTGCCTATGGAATTCGCAGCTGTATTCCATCCCGCATATGCAGACAGCTTGTTCAGCAGGGACATGTCAAGCAAGGTTCGGACAAACTGAACATCGGCTCCATTCGCGGTTCGTACATCGGCAACTGCTACGGTCTTGCCACAGCGACCGCTGTCAGCCAACTTCTCGAGTATCCGGGTGTCTATGTATTCCCGCCCACTGCCCCGTGCCTGTGCGCCCTGGGCAACGTGATCGACCCTCACCTCGCAGGCGGGGTCGGGGGCGTGAACTAGCAGCACGATGTCGGATTCACCGTCGACCGCTTCGACAGGCACGGCCCCGGCCGCGATTATCTGAGACTCGACACTCTGGGCAAGCGGCCTATCCTCGAACTTGGGGACAGTGAACCTGCCTTCTTCGGGCATGAAAATCGTTGAAACCCTCGGGCGCGAGCCGCGTCTGCCGCTGACGTTCATCGTGTCGGAAATGTGGCGCGCAAGCAGAGTCATATTCAACTCGTCAGCGCCAGGGTGAATGCAGAGAAATTCAGGCATTCCGTCGGCGATGCCCGCAAGGCGTCCGGCATAGTCGAGGAGCGCTCGCTGTTCAGCCATGTGTGGGCCGTATACATCGGCGTCTTCCTGGCCCAGCATGAGAAAGCCAAATACTCCCATGGACGCGAGTGCTACCGACATGAGGTTGACCGCGTGGTTACGGCGGCGCGCGTTCAGATGGTCTTCAAGCAAAGCCGGGGGCAGTTGCTGCTTCACGTCGTCCAGTTCACGCAGTTCGGCAGCTGTCGCAACGCCCTCGGCAGATTTGGCCGTCAGCACAGAGAACCGGTGAAGCATCTCCCAGTGCTTTAGGAACTCAGAGCTGCGGCCTGTAGTGGTGATCCGCATTATCACGCCGGAGACGAGCATCTTCGTCGTGGGGTTGCACATTGCTATCCGTGCAAGTCGGCCAAGCCGCCTGCGGGCAATGTCGAGGCTCACCTTACTCGAACGTGATGCGATCAGCCCCCCGTACAGCACCATTTCCAGCGACACCAGCATCGCCGATACGTTCGGCGCCGTCGACTCAAGCCAGTCCAGCACAGCATCGGGCAGGCCGGGTTCCAGGAAACGTCCTAAGATCTCAGGCGGCGGGGCAACAACGTCGATTCCGGCCATCTCCGCGATGCGCACGGGAAACACCGTCGTGCATGGACGATCATCTAGAGGTACAAGCGCAACAGGCCCGCTGGTCATGGCAGCTCTACCCCCTGTACTTCCTGGGCCATACGCGAAGACTCGCGCACTATCAGCCCAGGCTGAAGGACTACCTGTATGGGGCCTGCTATCCGCCCCTCCACGATATCCAGCAGAGTTCGCGCGGCCATGAGGCCCACCGTATCACGCCGCACCTGCACCGAGGTGAGGCTGGGATAAAGGTGCGCTGCAAGCTCCAGGTCGCTGTAGCCCACCAGGCCAACGTCGGCCGGAACACCAATTGACCTCTCATTGAGGAGGCGCAGAGCCCCCGCCGCCATCCAGTCGGTCGACGCGAACACGCCCAGGCGGCAGCTACCTGCCACATCGATGAGGCGAATCATGGCATTGTGGCCGCCCGTCTGGTCAATCTCGTCGATTATCACAAGATCCTGCCGCAATGAGGCGCCCATGTCGGCGAGGCCTGCGACAAAACCAGCGTATCTGTCGGCGAAGGTCTGTATGGATAAGTCACCACCCAAGAACGCGAATTCCTCGTAGCCGCTTTCCGCCAGATGTCTGCCTACAAGCCTGCCGCCTGAAACGTTGTCGGGGATTACCGCTGAAAGGTCAGTCCGGCCCCCAAGGTACTTGCCGATGAACACACACGGGACGCCCGTGGCCATGAGCGAATCGATGTATTGCTGTGACATTGGGATTCCACCAACGATACAGCCGTCTACATGTCCGCTTGCCACTGGCTCAGGTATGCGAGATCTCGAGGACGCGTCAGTGGTCTCCACAAGTACGGTTCTGCCGATACGCCCAGCATACGATGATACACTGGCGATGATGTCTGAGAAGAAAAGGTCAGAGTTGAGACTGCCAACGGGATTCGCAATGATGCACGCAATCGGACGAATTCCGTTTATCCCTGCGAGCGCGTTGGAGCCGGCACCAGTCGCAGCGCGTTGCGGCAACCGCGACGTCATTACCTGCAGGGCCTGAGCTGCGTTTCTGATTCGGGTTGCCGTCTCGGCGCCGACTCCCTCAGTCCCGCGCAAAGCTCGGCTCACTGTGGAGGGCGATACTCCCAACATCCGCGCTAGTTCTCTCACTGTAGCCATAGAATCAGCCCCCAGCAGTTTCCGCAACAGGTGTTGCGATACGTTGCGTCAGTATTGTTCGGCGCTGATCCGCATTTTCCTGCTGGCGAATGAGGGCTTTCCGCAAGACTTGTCGGCATAATCAGCGCAACACTGTTTCATTGAGTATGGCGCGCCGTCTCCTTCGAGTATCCGAGCTACTCACGACCTGACACCTGATCTCTCGTGAAGGAGGGACAGGATGCATCAATTGCTGGAAACCGACCTCGTCTGCAGGAACATGCGCGACTTTGCTAGAATCATCGCCGTGTTTCACCACACAAGGGAGGACGGTAGCCACCATGAAGTACGCGCGACGAACAGGGTTGACTGTGCTGCTGGCAGCGGCATGTTTACTTGCCTTATCGGCCAGTGCTCTCGGTTCATCTGTTACGCTCCTGAACGGAACTACACATGATGCTCAGCTAGTAGGCTTCTTCACATTCGACGGCGTGGATCACTTCGTATTCCGCATGGCTGATGGATCTCTGATGGCCTATTCGCGGTCAGAGGTGGCCCTGATACAGGTCAACCCCGGCCAGCCGCCGACGAGCGGCATCCCGCTCGGTCAGACAACACAGCCTCCTGCGGGAGCACAGCCGCCTACCGCAGCACAGCCGCCTACCGCAGCACAGCCACCGACCGCAGTGACTCCGCCGGCGCCCACTCCCTTGTTCGAGCTTTCCGGGACATGGAGCATCAGCGCCAACCAGTCAGGCGGTGAGCTGACGATCAAGCAGAGCGGAACAACGTTCTCAGGCACAGTGCTCGGCAGCACTCTGGCAAACGGCAGGGTGCAGCCTGATGGCACAGTCAGCTTCGAACGGATCATCGGGAACAGCAACCAGGTCTACACAGGCAGGGTGGTTCAGGATGCATCAGGTGGTTTGACCATGGAAGGCACTTTCGACTGCAATGTTACCGGCGGAAAGGGTTCTCCCTGGCGTGCCATTCTGACAAAACCGTCGCCAGTGTCAGTGACTCCGCCGACAACCACGCAGCCTGCAACGCCGCCGACGCCGCAACCTGATTACTTGCGGGCAGAGCGGGAACCCAACAATGATATCGCAAGCGCAAACCTGATAGGGTTGGGCGCAGATATCACCGGCGCCATATCCACCACCGGCGATGTTGACATGTACAAGGTCAGCGTGCCTACGCATGGCACATTCCACGTGACATGCACGCAGCCCGCCGATTTCTACATGGCGATATTGAACGAAGCAGGAACTCAAATAACAGGGGGCG is drawn from Clostridia bacterium and contains these coding sequences:
- a CDS encoding LacI family DNA-binding transcriptional regulator; this translates as MATVRELARMLGVSPSTVSRALRGTEGVGAETATRIRNAAQALQVMTSRLPQRAATGAGSNALAGINGIRPIACIIANPVGSLNSDLFFSDIIASVSSYAGRIGRTVLVETTDASSRSRIPEPVASGHVDGCIVGGIPMSQQYIDSLMATGVPCVFIGKYLGGRTDLSAVIPDNVSGGRLVGRHLAESGYEEFAFLGGDLSIQTFADRYAGFVAGLADMGASLRQDLVIIDEIDQTGGHNAMIRLIDVAGSCRLGVFASTDWMAAGALRLLNERSIGVPADVGLVGYSDLELAAHLYPSLTSVQVRRDTVGLMAARTLLDIVEGRIAGPIQVVLQPGLIVRESSRMAQEVQGVELP
- a CDS encoding FAD-dependent oxidoreductase, translating into MSEVRRAYSADIAVIGGGPSGVAAAIAAGRAGARVVLIERLGYLGGMSTAALVWPLMTFHAQSGQIIAGIGQEIVDRLQQLGFSPGHVPDTIGFVPTVTPVEPEGMKLVTMEMVRESGVQLLLHQLVSEVHAADGRIDHIILTGLYGSMLVEARAFVDCTGIARLVEAAGGQVAAGREADAMTQPGTLMFRVSGVDMSEVVKYMKENPDDFVLGSSPDMLDPKQSIGVAGFFSKLAGAVKTGEFGINRDRLLFFSGIHSDEVIVNVTRVKGIDQRDPFDVTRAEAEGLLQAHQVFRFMKEHIPGFGKSRLAQTGSQIGIRESARPVGHYILTQDDLIEGREFDDGIARGAFPIDIHSPDGKGLTAIRLKRSYAIPYRSLVPIRLTNVITAGRAISVTHEAYASTRVMPTCFATGHAAGVAAAVAVRQGGQAAIFADVDVKQVRQDLAAAGAILHEGME
- a CDS encoding DUF4127 family protein, producing MTSGPVALVPLDDRPCTTVFPVRIAEMAGIDVVAPPPEILGRFLEPGLPDAVLDWLESTAPNVSAMLVSLEMVLYGGLIASRSSKVSLDIARRRLGRLARIAMCNPTTKMLVSGVIMRITTTGRSSEFLKHWEMLHRFSVLTAKSAEGVATAAELRELDDVKQQLPPALLEDHLNARRRNHAVNLMSVALASMGVFGFLMLGQEDADVYGPHMAEQRALLDYAGRLAGIADGMPEFLCIHPGADELNMTLLARHISDTMNVSGRRGSRPRVSTIFMPEEGRFTVPKFEDRPLAQSVESQIIAAGAVPVEAVDGESDIVLLVHAPDPACEVRVDHVAQGAQARGSGREYIDTRILEKLADSGRCGKTVAVADVRTANGADVQFVRTLLDMSLLNKLSAYAGWNTAANSIGTALATAIAAWANPDNWMPRARFLFERLVDDYLYQSCTRAEATSLLQFRGMDPWNFGLAQHAGAEELALATLRGQAEALFEECFPHFGPECCRLAKLSLCLPWDRLFECKVDAAFEPEEDDEPCPTSSSC
- a CDS encoding extracellular solute-binding protein, translating into MKRIMVLALTMVMLLCIASLGMAKGPTINLWFAGTESPLMKAMNDEILPAFRKAHPDIDLVVTFVPWGDLSTKLTTSFAAKVPPDVFMHGQAATAGFAFNDSIEPLDRSMATLADAG